The Saccharopolyspora gloriosae genome has a segment encoding these proteins:
- a CDS encoding gluconokinase: MSSAAVVLGIDLGTTATKVVAATSGAEVLHQTERGYPLRTDETGEATQDPRRVRDAAIEALTECVTWAREQGHEVRALSFSTAMHTLVGLDSAGEPVTPAFNWADTRAAEVAKRLRADESGSAAELHRATGTPVHTQSVMVKLAWLTGSRTALIAGVERWCALKDYVFGAFVDEFVTDYSLASGSGLQDMYALAWHEPALSVAGVRAEQLPEIKAPTDTLPLTARTAEATGLPEGLPVVLGGGDGPLANLGVGATSPGVAALSLGTSGALRVVRERPGVDDACRTFSYALADGLWVIGGAVSNGAVVGQWAADTFGVDVADLLDEALAVDPGADGLMALPYLLGERAPWWEPGLTGAFVGLRRSHGRAEMTRAVVEGVAQQLALVKEAVHDAGANVRSIRATGGGFRSEVWATAISAALGMELELAESSGGSGLGAVLLGWRALGELDSLESASDLVRPERVVAPDAEATELFARRRPLVDQLHRALRALEI, translated from the coding sequence ATGAGCTCCGCAGCGGTCGTTCTCGGCATTGATCTCGGTACCACCGCCACGAAGGTCGTGGCCGCGACCAGCGGCGCCGAGGTGCTGCACCAGACCGAGCGCGGATATCCGCTGCGGACCGATGAGACGGGCGAGGCTACGCAGGATCCGCGGCGGGTGCGGGACGCGGCGATCGAGGCGCTCACCGAATGCGTGACCTGGGCTCGCGAGCAGGGCCACGAGGTGCGGGCGTTGTCGTTCAGCACCGCCATGCACACCTTGGTCGGGCTGGACTCGGCCGGGGAACCGGTGACACCGGCGTTCAACTGGGCCGACACCCGGGCCGCCGAGGTCGCGAAGCGGTTGCGCGCCGACGAGTCCGGCTCGGCCGCCGAGCTGCACCGCGCCACCGGCACTCCGGTGCACACCCAGTCGGTGATGGTGAAGCTCGCCTGGCTGACCGGGTCGCGCACCGCCCTCATCGCTGGCGTCGAGCGCTGGTGCGCGTTGAAGGACTACGTGTTCGGCGCCTTCGTCGACGAATTCGTGACGGACTACTCGCTGGCCTCCGGCAGCGGTCTGCAGGACATGTACGCCCTGGCCTGGCACGAGCCCGCGCTGTCGGTGGCGGGAGTGCGCGCCGAGCAGCTGCCCGAGATCAAGGCGCCGACCGACACGCTGCCGCTGACGGCACGGACGGCCGAGGCCACCGGGCTGCCCGAGGGCTTGCCGGTGGTGCTCGGGGGCGGCGACGGGCCGCTCGCGAACCTCGGAGTCGGCGCCACGAGCCCGGGGGTGGCGGCGCTGTCGCTCGGGACCAGCGGGGCGCTGCGGGTGGTGCGGGAACGGCCCGGCGTCGACGACGCGTGCCGCACCTTCAGCTACGCCCTCGCCGACGGTCTCTGGGTGATCGGGGGCGCGGTGAGCAACGGTGCCGTCGTGGGGCAGTGGGCGGCCGACACGTTCGGCGTCGACGTCGCCGACCTGCTCGACGAGGCGCTGGCGGTCGATCCCGGCGCGGACGGGTTGATGGCCCTGCCGTACCTGCTGGGGGAGCGGGCGCCGTGGTGGGAACCGGGGCTGACCGGGGCGTTCGTGGGGCTGCGCAGGTCGCACGGGCGGGCCGAGATGACCCGGGCGGTCGTTGAAGGAGTGGCGCAGCAGCTGGCGCTGGTGAAGGAAGCGGTGCACGACGCCGGCGCGAACGTGCGCTCCATCCGGGCGACCGGAGGAGGGTTCCGCAGCGAGGTGTGGGCCACCGCGATCTCCGCGGCACTGGGCATGGAGCTGGAGCTCGCCGAGAGCAGCGGCGGGTCCGGGCTGGGCGCGGTGCTCCTGGGCTGGCGGGCGCTGGGCGAACTCGACTCCCTGGAGTCGGCCTCTGACCTGGTCCGGCCGGAACGCGTCGTGGCACCGGACGCCGAGGCGACCGAGCTGTTCGCCCGCAGGCGCCCGCTCGTTGATCAACTGCACCGGGCGCTGCGCGCTCTGGAGATCTGA
- a CDS encoding Fur family transcriptional regulator, with amino-acid sequence MTPSSRPEVGRAEFADGHAVALRDRLRAAGLRATKPRVAVLTWLAGHPHSTADQAVSAVRPELGGVSTQAVYDVLRACTAAGLLRRIEPAGHPARFEARTADNHHHLVCRHCGRTEDIDCAHGTAPCLSPAHSAGYAVDEAEVVFWGVCPDCRTAAPSGDQLADPNRGARSGNAPGR; translated from the coding sequence ATGACACCGAGCAGCAGGCCCGAGGTCGGGCGCGCCGAATTCGCGGACGGCCACGCGGTGGCCCTCCGGGATCGGTTGCGCGCTGCCGGGCTGCGGGCCACGAAACCGCGCGTCGCGGTGCTGACGTGGCTGGCGGGGCATCCGCACTCGACCGCCGATCAAGCGGTGAGCGCGGTGCGGCCCGAACTCGGCGGAGTGTCCACCCAGGCCGTCTACGACGTGCTGCGCGCCTGTACCGCGGCCGGGCTGCTGCGGCGGATCGAACCGGCCGGTCACCCGGCCCGATTCGAGGCGCGGACCGCTGACAACCACCACCACCTGGTCTGCAGGCACTGCGGCCGGACCGAGGACATCGACTGCGCGCACGGCACCGCGCCATGCCTGAGCCCGGCGCACTCCGCCGGCTACGCGGTGGACGAGGCCGAAGTCGTGTTCTGGGGCGTGTGCCCGGACTGCCGCACCGCCGCACCTTCCGGCGATCAGCTCGCCGACCCGA